A genomic stretch from Salarias fasciatus chromosome 18, fSalaFa1.1, whole genome shotgun sequence includes:
- the LOC115405555 gene encoding insulin-like growth factor-binding protein 1 — protein MLGLRERLSFAVLAAAALVSVRSSPVVGPEPIRCAPCAEPSDCPAVPAGCAQVLREPGCGCCMACALEKGASCGVHTAHCGAGLRCSPRPGEARPLHALTRGQGVCTEDQDQEETDAVLDQGSLHFLFGVNLPPDQQDTAEGQESIKAKVNAIRSKLVQQGPCHIELHTALDQIATSQQKLGDKFTTFYLPNCDKHGFYKAKQCESSLVGPPARCWCVSSWNGKRLPGSSDLVGDSECHQEVTH, from the exons GCTGGTGTCGGTGCGCTCGTCCCCGGTGGTCGGACCCGAGCCCATCCGCTGCGCGCCCTGCGCGGAGCCGAGCGACTGTCCCGCGGTGCCCGCGGGGTGCGCGCAGGTGCTGCGCGAGCccggctgcggctgctgcaTGGCCTGCGCCCTGGAGAAGGGGGCCTCGTGCGGGGTCCACACGGCGCACTGCGGGGCGGGCCTCCGCTGCAGCCCCCGGCCCGGGGAGGCCCGGCCGCTGCACGCGCTGACCCGGGGCCAGGGGGTCTGCAccgaggaccaggaccaag AAGAAACTGATGCGGTCCTTGATCAGGGCTccctgcacttcctgtttggtgtgAACCTTCCTCCTGACCAGCAAGACACTGCCGAGGGTCAGGAGAGCATCAAAGCCAAGGTCAACGCCATCCGCAGCAAACTGGTGCAGCAG GGTCCCTGTCACATTGAGCTGCACACGGCGCTGGACCAGATCGCCACCTCACAACAGAAACTTGGAGACAAGTTCACGACCTTCTACCTCCCCAACTGCGACAAGCACGGCTTCTACAAGGCCAAGCAG tgtgagTCATCTCTGGTGGGGCCGCCCGCCCGCTGCTGGTGCGTCTCCTCCTGGAACGGGAAGAGGCTCCCGGGGTCCAGCGACCTGGTCGGTGACTCAGAGTGTCATCAGGAAGTCACTCACTAG
- the LOC115405271 gene encoding insulin-like growth factor-binding protein 3 has translation MDSCFRALCVTFVLASCGRRSGAAGPVIRCEPCDPGARLLCKPLPQDCAEKVREPGCGCCLTCALRPGQPCGVYTGRCGAGLSCQQRPGEEKPLQALLEGRGVCGPAAGRRPPGRAAAPANELPVENAETPEEERNSTGSGLQTSSSTHRPTGPLRLPPLQFFPSIKSDILRRDHQKRTQSFKMEDLPGPLITDQQNFSLETKQEPEYGPCRREMESILSSLKITNILNPRGFRIPNCDKKGFYKKKQCRPSKGRKRGFCWCVDKYGQPLPGFDGKERGDAQYYNSDSQ, from the exons ATGGACTCGTGCTTCCGCGCGCTCTGCGTGACTTTCGTGCTGGCGTCTTGCGGCCGGAGGTCAGGTGCGGCCGGACCGGTGATCCGCTGCGAGCCGTGCGACCCGGGGGCCCGGCTCCTGTGCAAGCCGCTCCCGCAGGACTGCGCGGAGAAGGTGAGGGAGCCGGGCTGCGGCTGCTgcctgacgtgcgcgctccgcCCCGGGCAGCCGTGCGGCGTGTACACCGGGAGGTGCGGGGCCGGGCTGAGCTGCCAGCAGCGGCCCGGGGAGGAGAAGCCGCTGCAGGCGCTGCTGGAGGGCCGCGGGGTCTGCGGGCCGGCGGCCGGAAGGAGGCCGCCCGGGAGAGCCGCAGCGCCCGCCAATGAACTGCCAG TGGAGAACGCCGAGACTCCGGAGGAAGAGCGGAACTCCACCGGCTCCGGCCTTCAGACCTCGTCCAGCACCCACAGACCCACCGGACCCCTCAGGCTCCCCCCTCTCCAGTTCTTCCCCTCCATCAAGTCCGACATCCTCCGACGGGACCATCAGAAGAGGACTCAGAGCTTTAAGATGGAGGATCTCCCGGGGccgctcatcacagaccagcaAAACTTCTCTCTGGAGACCAAACAGGAGCCCGAGTAT GGCCCCTGTCGGAGGGAGATGGAGAGCATCCTCAGCAGCCTCAAGATCACCAACATCCTCAACCCCAGAGGTTTCCGCATCCCCAACTGTGACAAGAAGGGCTTCTATAAGAAAAAACAG TGTCGTCCGTCCAAAGGCAGAAAGCGGGGCTTCTGTTGGTGTGTGGACAAATACGGGCAGCCGCTGCCAGGCTTCGATGGGAAGGAGCGAGGAGACGCCCAGTACTACAACTCCGACAGCCAATag